Proteins encoded in a region of the Anopheles aquasalis chromosome 2, idAnoAquaMG_Q_19, whole genome shotgun sequence genome:
- the LOC126573398 gene encoding E3 ubiquitin-protein ligase NRDP1 encodes MGYDLTRFQGDVDEELICPICSGVLEEPLQAVACEHAFCRGCITEWLSRQPTCPVDRNPITNNNLRAVPRILRNLLSRLNITCENAMYGCTLVLKLDTLAAHIEECEHNPKRPLPCEKGCGFVIPKDEYKDHNCFRELRSLVHSQQQKMGELKNEINDQNLVINELKRELNLVKDFMRAMRVSNPAMRAIADQMERDEVTRWSNGLARARVTRWGGMISTPDDALQLMIKRALLESGCPPHILNDLMENCHERRWPRGLSSLETRQNNRRIYENYICRRVPGKQAVLVLQCDNTHMNEDVMVEPGLVMIFAHGIE; translated from the exons ATGGGTTACGATTTGACCCGGTTTCAGGGTGATGTCGATGAGGAGCTGATCTGTCCCATCTGTTCCGGTGTGCTGGAAGAACCGTTGCAG GCCGTCGCCTGCGAGCATGCATTTTGCCGGGGCTGCATCACCGAGTGGTTGTCGAGGCAGCCAACCTGTCCGGTCGATCGAAATCCCATCACGAACAACAATCTCCGAGCCGTACCGCGAATCCTACGCAATCTGCTGTCCCGGCTTAACATCACCTGCGAGAACGCGATGTACGGCTGCACGCTCGTGCTCAAGCTGGACACGCTCGCTGCCCACATCGAGGAGTGTGAGCACAACCCAAAGAGACCGCTACCGTGCGAGAAGGGTTGCGGCTTCGTCATACCGAAGGACGAGTACAAGGATCATAACTGCTTCCGCGAGCTCCGTTCGCTCGtgcacagccagcagcagaagatggGCGAGTTAAAGAATGAAATCAACGATCAGAACCTGGTGATAAACGAGCTAAAGCGGGAGCTGAACCTGGTGAAGGATTTCATGCGGGCAATGCGCGTGTCTAATCCCGCCATGCGTGCCATTGCCGATCAGATGGAGCGGGATGAGGTGACGCGATGGTCGAACGGATTGGCAAGAGCTCGCGTCACCCGCTGGGGTGGCATGATCTCAACCCCAGACGATGCACTCCAG CTTATGATTAAGAGAGCCCTCCTCGAATCGGGCTGCCCACCGCACATACTGAACGATCTGATGGAGAACTGTCACGAGCGCCGGTGGCCCCGAGGGCTCAGCTCACTAGAAACACGCCAAAACAATCGACGGATATACGAAAACTACATCTGCCGAAGAGTGCCGG GCAAACAAGCGGTTCTTGTCCTGCAGTGTGATAACACGCACATGAATGAGGATGTGATGGTGGAACCGGGGCTTGTCATGATATTTGCCCACGGTATCGAATAG
- the LOC126573387 gene encoding aminopeptidase N-like produces MVKLRLLVSTLVVLAAVDQRVVQAGRPAWSWLTDSSDITLVPEQDERNESVQPLAPNRRQPVDESYRLPSTTAPIHYHLALRTAIHENNRQFSGVVTIQLKVLETTSTITLLNRRLTIQRARLLNDATGEEIEQPSFVTDQRTEHLTFSMSRVLQAGEQYKLWIEFGGQLQNNNNMGFFASSYLDNDGVRHYLASSKFEPTHARSAFPCYDEPKLKATFELELTHSRQYNAVANMPANGAPVPDPDNADYVTTRFEKSQILSTYLLAFAVSDFTIRTTGKQDVYARSNVFDETAFPLDMGNRVLDALGVYTDISYYDFMPKMTQIAIPDRGTGAMENWGLVAYGEPVLLFNPTINSYRNRKSVTTIIAHEYAHQWFGNLVSPDWWEFIWLNEGFATVYEYYGAQLAHPEGQYWELFTVEVVQNAFSADASESVRPMNWNAGSPDEIAALFDTVAYDKSGSVLNMFREVLGDDIWRQGLKRYMTARQLDGAVAADLYTGLHEALQATNAGFLPAGVTVSDLMESWTSAAGFPVLNVRRTYNDDHSIILSQERFLSNRQLPNSHVFHIPFDFTDGATRDFTPSPAGFHWLSSKASKIATTVPNDQWIIFNRQQTGYYRVNYDTENWELLIATLRTDPTRIHHRNRAQLVNDAYNLARAERLDFAVALRLMSYLKHETEYAPWSAAGSALTYFYNKLRGTPSYEHFRVYVNYILADAYAALSIDTVTPQETMLQLYLKQFITTWACRIEHPDCLARTQQALRSAYDARTPVHPDISTAVYCNGLIDVSDEIFVWIYEQFKNSRNQAHRSVLIDALACTRNAGQLESLLSVALGTGNEFEAMLATERTRIVSAIYGASRAGVDALIDFLAKPTNVPEFVNRLGQSTLNSAISNIASRTNNPAELDRLDALLSILGSNIPETVASSARATVQNNFNWFTSYEGLVALEFFEKFATMPQEL; encoded by the exons atggtgaaattaAGGCTCCTAGTGAGCActctggtggtgttggcggcaGTGGACCAAAGGGTGGTACAAGCTGGCCGTCCAGCCTGGAGCTGGTTGACGGATTCATCCGACATTACGCTGGTGCCGGAGCAGGACGAACGCAACGAATCGGTGCAACCACTCGCCCCGAATCGCCGTCAACCCGTCGATGAGTCCTACCGACTTCCGAGCACGACCGCCCCAATCCATTACCATCTGGCCCTGCGGACCGCAATCCACGAGAATAATCGACAATTCAGCGGTGTGGTAACGATCCAGCTGAAGGTCCTCGAAACGACCTCCACGATAACGTTGCTGAACCGCCGCCTAACGATACAGCGTGCCCGATTGTTGAATGACGCAACGGGAGAGGAAATCGAACAGCCTTCCTTTGTAACTGACCAACGAACGGAACACCTGACCTTCAGCATGTCCCGGGTGTTACAAGCTGGCGAGCAGTATAAACTGTGGATCGAATTTGGGGGCCAGCttcagaacaacaacaatatggGCTTCTTTGCCTCGTCCTATCTCGACAACGACGGTGTCCGGCACTATCTGGCATCAAGCAAGTTCGAACCAACTCACGCTCGATCGGCATTCCCGTGTTACGATGAGCCAAAGCTGAAGGCCACCTTCGAACTGGAGCTAACGCACTCACGCCAATATAATGCCGTTGCAAACATGCCGGCCAACGGGGCACCGGTGCCAGATCCGGACAACGCCGACTATGTCACGACGCGGTTCGAAAAATCTCAAATATTGTCCACCTATCTGTTGGCGTTTGCCGTCAGTGATTTCACTATCCGCACGACTGGCAAGCAGGACGTGTACGCCCGATCGAACGTATTCGATGAGACGGCGTTTCCGCTCGACATGGGCAACCGAGTGCTGGATGCGCTCGGTGTCTACACGGACATTTCGTACTACGATTTTATGCCCAAGATGACACAGATTGCCATTCCCGACCGGGGCACGGGAGCCATGGAGAACTGGGGCCTGGTTGCTTACGG TGAACCGGTGCTACTTTTTAATCCCACCATTAACTCTTATCGCAACCGTAAGAGTGTTACGACGATCATCGCGCACGAGTACGCCCACCAGTGGTTTGGCAATCTCGTTAGTCCTGACTGGTGGGAGTTTATCTGGCTAAACGAAGGTTTTGCCACGGTGTACGAGTACTACGGTGCCCAGCTAGCCCACCCGGAGGGTCAATACTGGGAGCTATTTACCGTCGAGGTGGTGCAGAACGCATTCAGTGCGGACGCAAGTGAATCGGTACGGCCCATGAACTGGAACGCCGGTTCACCGGATGAGATCGCCGCACTCTTCGACACGGTTGCGTACGACAAATCGGGCAGTGTGCTGAACATGTTCCGTGAAGTGCTCGGTGACGATATCTGGCGACAGGGACTGAAACGTTACATGACCGCACGCCAGCTGGatggtgccgttgctgccgaTCTGTACACTGGACTGCATGAAGCACTGCAAGCCACCAATGCCGGATTCCTTCCAGCAGGTGTTACTGTTAGCGATCTAATGGAATCGTGGACTTCCGCCGCCGGTTTCCCGGTGCTAAACGTGCGCCGTACCTACAACGATGATCACTCAATCATACTGTCACAGGAGCGTTTCCTCTCCAATCGTCAGCTACCGAATAGTCACGTGTTTCACATTCCGTTCGACTTTACCGATGGAGCGACACGTGACTTCACACCGAGCCCCGCCGGGTTCCATTGGCTGTCCTCGAAGGCGTCCAAGATCGCCACAACCGTCCCGAACGATCAGTGGATCATCTTTAATCGCCAACAGACTGGCTACTATCGGGTGAACTATGATACCGAAAATTGGGAGCTCCTGATTGCGACGCTGCGCACCGATCCGACCCGAATCCATCATCGTAACCGTGCCCAGCTGGTGAACGATGCCTACAATCTCGCACGGGCAGAGCGGCTCGATTTCGCCGTTGCGCTCCGGTTAATGAGCTACCTGAAGCACGAAACGGAATACGCACCCTGGTCGGCCGCTGGCAGTGCGCTGACGTACTTCTATAACAAACTGCGCGGTACCCCGTCGTACGAGCACTTCCGCGTCTATGTCAACTACATTCTGGCCGATGCGTATGCTGCCCTATCGATCGACACTGTTACGCCCCAGGAGACGATGCTCCAGCTGTACCTTAAGCAGTTCATCACGACCTGGGCCTGCCGAATCGAGCATCCCGATTGTCTCGCACGCACCCAGCAAGCACTGCGCTCCGCTTACGACGCTCGTACTCCCGTCCATCCGGACATTAGCACAGCCGTGTACTGCAACGGGCTGATCGACGTTAGTGACGAAATCTTTGTCTGGATTTACGAGCAGTTCAAGAACTCGCGTAACCAAGCACATCGCTCCGTACTGATTGATGCACTGGCATGCACCCGAAATGCTGGCCAACTGGAGTCCCTGCTCTCGGTTGCTCTTGGTACGGGCAACGAGTTCGAGGCGATGCTTGCCACCGAACGGACGCGTATCGTGTCTGCTATTTACGGCGCCAGTCGTGCCGGTGTGGATGCGCTAATTGATTTCCTcgcgaaaccaaccaacgtgcCCGAATTTGTGAACCGTCTCGGTCAATCCACACTAAACAGTGCCATTTCAAATATTGCTTCGCGCACCAACAACCCGGCTGAGTTGGATCGGTTGGATGCACTGCTCTCAATCCTCGGTTCGAACATCCCCGAGACGGTAGCCAGCAGCGCACGTGCGACGGTACAGAACAACTTTAACTGGTTCACCTCTTACGAGGGTCTGGTAGCGTTGGAGTTCTTCGAAAAGTTTGCCACTATGCCTCAAGAATTATAA